CTGAACCATCTGCAACAACTATGCGTGTTCCCGCCCACGTGGCCAGGCATCACTCTCGGCAGGCTCGGCGGAGAGCGGAGCGGCCGACGGACGCCGAACCCAGCCGCCCGGCGCCGTCGTACCCAGCCTGCCCCAGTCTCACGAGCAAGATCGTCACGGCGATCGCACACGATCTCGGGCGTCGAATCCCAAGTCCTGCCTGAGCCACGGTGAAGCGGCTCAGCGATGCTTCGAGACCTCCGCTCGCCGGGGCGACTTCGGCGGGTCAGGCCGCCTTCGCCGCAGGGTTCCAGACCATCCCCCGACGCCAGACATCGCGCCTGGGCTGGATTCGTTGTGACCCACGGCCGCAACCGTATTGTCAACCCCCTGTCCCAGGCCTACGATCGAATTGTCGATCATGTCAACGGGGGGTTTGATCATGGCAGACAACGACCTCAGCGCTCGCCTGGACAGGCTCGAGCAGTTGCTGGGACTACAGCGCATGAACGTCTCCGCCGACGCCGAGGGCGGCAGGGGGTTCGCCAACAGCGGTGTCTCCGATCACTGCGGCAACAGCACGTTCAGCAACCACTGCGCCGTCATGCGTGCCGAGCCCGAGGTCGCACCGCAGTAGCCGTAGCGCGCCCGGCATCCACAACAGAACACCGCTCTCGCGATGCGCGCGCCGCAGTTCTTCTGGCACCCGTACTTCTTCGAGCCGCTGGCCACGCGCCCGCCGACGCAGGAGTACCGCGACCACCTCGCGCAACTGCTCCCGGACACGTGGCTGATCAGCCGCCACGACGTCTGGCTGTACGCCGCGCCTGAGAAGGCCCCGGACACGACGCAGCGGCAACAGGGTTTCAAGATCCACCTGTCCGCCGTGCCGCAGACCGCCTCGGCCGTCCTCGACGTCGCCGTGCCGATCTGCGCCGAGCGGCAGGTCGACTTCAAGGTCGCGGGTGATCCCGTGATCGTGCAGATCCTGAACTCCAAGCGGCAGTCCCGCGGCGGATCGGGCAAGTTCATGACGATCTACCCGCCGGACGACGACACGTTCCGGGACCTGATCGAGCGGCTGCACCAGGCCACCCGGACGGCGAAGCTGGCCGGACCGCGCATCCTGTCCGATCGGCCGTACAAGGGCAGCTCGATCGTCCATTACCGCTATGGCGGGTTCGCCTCGCCCAGGCGGGTCAACCTCGACGGCACCCACACGCCGTGCCTGGTGTCGCCGAGCGGCGAGTACGAACCGGACGACCGGCGGCCCTACTTCCGGCTGCCCGGCTGGATCGAGGACCCGTTCGGCGGCAGCGGCGAGATCGACGTCGACTCCTCGCTCACCCTGAACGGCCGGTACTCCATCCAGTCGGCCGTCAGCTTCTCGAACGCGGGCGGCGTCTACGCCGGCACCGACACGACCACGGGGACGCCGGTGATCCTCAAGGAGGCCCGCCCCTGCACACATCAGTGGAGCATCGGCGACACCACCTGGGACGCCGTCGACCTGCTGCGCCGGGAACACGCCGTCCTGCGGCGGCTCGCCGGCCTGCCATTCGTCCCCGCGGCCGTCGAACTGTTCGAGGACAGCGGGCACACGTTCCTCGCCGAGCAGCGGCTGCCCGGCCAGGACCTACGCGGCTACTGGGCACGGAACGAGATCATCCTGGCGCCCTACATCCGCCGGCCGCAGCGCTTGGCCCGTTGGCTGCCGCAGTTCCGGCACGTGGCGGAACGACTCGTCGCGATGGTGCTCACGGTGCACGAGCGGGGCGTGCTCATCGGCGACCTGTCGCCTGCGAACGTCCTGATCGACGACGCCGGCCGGCGGCTGGGTCTGATCGACTTCGAGAGCGCGATCACGGCCGACGACGGACCGGAGATGCGCGGGTTCGCGGCAGCCTGGCGCACACCGGGGTTCGCCGCGCCGGGCCGCGAGCAGCGCGGCGGACTCGGTCCGCACGACGACCTCTACGCCGCCGCCATGGTGCTCTACCACGCGGTCGTGCCGGTGAACCCGCTCTTCGCGCTCGACCCCGAAGCCATGCGACGGTTCCTCGACCGGTTCGTCGAACTCGGCGTGCCCGAACAGGTCCGGCGGCTCATCCTGCTGCTCTCCGATGGTGAGGCCCAGGCGGCCCGGACGCTGCTGCGCGAGTGGCGCGACGAGGTCGCGACATGACCGGCGATCCGGTGAACGCGTTCGCCGCACTGCGCGACGAGACCATCGACTACGTGCTGGCGACCGCTCAACCGCACCGGGCGGATCGCCTCTGGCCGGCCGACGCCGCCGTCTACTCCACCAATCCGCTGAACGTCGCCTACGGCGCCTGCGGGCCGGCCCTGCTCCTGAGCCGGGCCACGGCGACCGTCCCGGGGCCGGTCGTCGACTGGATGCTGGCGCAGGAGATCAGCTCGGACTCCTACCCGCCCGGCCTGTTCTTCGGGCTCGCCGGCGTCGCGTCCACGTTCGCCGAACTCGGTCTGGTCGACGAGGCGGCACGCGTTCTGCGTGAGCAGCGACGCTCGCCGTTGCTCTTCACCGATCCCGGCATCGCCGTCGGTGCCGCCGGCTGGGGACTCACCGACCTCCAGTTGTACGCCGTCACGGGCGAGCAGACGTACCTGGACTGGGCCGTCCGGGCCGGGAACCACCTGATCGAGACGGGCGTCCCGCGCGGTGACGGAACCGCTTGGCGGTGCGGCGTTGACGATCGGGTCCACTACGGGCTCGGCTACGGCGCGAGCGGCGTCGCCCTCTACCTCCTGCGCCTCTACCAGGCCACCGGCCTGGACGACTACCTGGTCGCCGCGGCGCGCGGCCTGGCGTTCGATCTCGACGCGCGGGTGGAGACGGACCTGGGCTGGCTGTGGC
This Jiangella alba DNA region includes the following protein-coding sequences:
- a CDS encoding protein kinase domain-containing protein — translated: MRAPQFFWHPYFFEPLATRPPTQEYRDHLAQLLPDTWLISRHDVWLYAAPEKAPDTTQRQQGFKIHLSAVPQTASAVLDVAVPICAERQVDFKVAGDPVIVQILNSKRQSRGGSGKFMTIYPPDDDTFRDLIERLHQATRTAKLAGPRILSDRPYKGSSIVHYRYGGFASPRRVNLDGTHTPCLVSPSGEYEPDDRRPYFRLPGWIEDPFGGSGEIDVDSSLTLNGRYSIQSAVSFSNAGGVYAGTDTTTGTPVILKEARPCTHQWSIGDTTWDAVDLLRREHAVLRRLAGLPFVPAAVELFEDSGHTFLAEQRLPGQDLRGYWARNEIILAPYIRRPQRLARWLPQFRHVAERLVAMVLTVHERGVLIGDLSPANVLIDDAGRRLGLIDFESAITADDGPEMRGFAAAWRTPGFAAPGREQRGGLGPHDDLYAAAMVLYHAVVPVNPLFALDPEAMRRFLDRFVELGVPEQVRRLILLLSDGEAQAARTLLREWRDEVAT
- a CDS encoding lanthionine synthetase C family protein is translated as MTGDPVNAFAALRDETIDYVLATAQPHRADRLWPADAAVYSTNPLNVAYGACGPALLLSRATATVPGPVVDWMLAQEISSDSYPPGLFFGLAGVASTFAELGLVDEAARVLREQRRSPLLFTDPGIAVGAAGWGLTDLQLYAVTGEQTYLDWAVRAGNHLIETGVPRGDGTAWRCGVDDRVHYGLGYGASGVALYLLRLYQATGLDDYLVAAARGLAFDLDARVETDLGWLWHRFEGDDMLRPYWLHGSAGVGSVVVRFFAATRDEHYAALAARICTDAYVKFTVSPGLFDGLSGVGELMLDLSLATGEPHYAGWALDVAETISWFAVAKPQGTAWPSRSLDKISNDYATGAAGIGLFLTRLLHGGPRPFIDPLVPAGAVAAREPGPSTV